The segment CCGCGCAACATGTCCGAAACCATTGCCTCGGCCAAGGCCGCTGCCAGTCGCGCCATGCGCATCCTCTCGCAGGAGACCGTTATCGGGGGGCGCATCAAGGCCGAGGTTCGCGCCAGCCTGTGCTCCACCTGCGGACGCTGTGTGCCCGCCTGCCCCTACGGAGCGAGATCTCTGGACCTTGAAGCAGGAGTGGCCGTGGTGGATGAACTGCTCTGCCAGGGCTGTGGCTCATGCGCAGCAGTCTGTCCTAACAGCGCAAGTGTACTCACCGGATTCAAGGACGGTCAGGTCATGCGTGAAATCGACGCGGCCCTGTCCGCCCTGAACTGAGACCCAGGAGGCAAACCATGACCCGGACAGCGATCCCCGTCACTCACCAGGCCGACAGCGACATTGCCCCGGTGCGCGAAATGGTGAGCGCCTGCATGCAATGCGGGACGTGCAGTGCATCGTGCCCCAATGCCGAGGCCATGGACATGACGCCCCGACGCATGTGGCGCCTGACACTGCTGGGCCAGCAGGACAAGGTCTTCGACAGCACAACCTTCTGGATGTGTTCCAACTGCTACTCGTGCAGCCTGCGCTGCCCGCGCGGTCTGCCTCTGACCCGAGCCATGAACGCCTTAAAGCGCATCGCAGCCCAACACGGTGATAAGGGCCTGGCCCGCAAGGGAGCCTTCTACCACACGTTCATGGACAATGTGCGGCGCCACGGACGAGTCCAGGAAACCGAGCTGATGCAACGCTGGATGATGACCATGAAGAGCCCCGCCCTGGCCCTGCAATTCGCACCTCTGGGCCTGAAGCTGATGGGCAAGGGCAAGGTGCACCTGACCGCCCCGGCATCATCCCAGGAAGGCAGACTGGAGCCATTGTTCCAAAAGGCCGCCGAAATGGAGGGCCGCCATGAGTAACGACACCGCGCAGGCCAGCCCTGCAACCATGAAGAAACAGATCAAGTACGCCTATTATCCCGGCTGCTCACTCACGGGCACGGCCGTGGAGTTCGACGTCAGCACACGCGCCTTGCTGGCGCGCCTGGGCGCAGACGTGCAGGACATCCCCGAC is part of the Desulfovibrio ferrophilus genome and harbors:
- a CDS encoding 4Fe-4S dicluster domain-containing protein, with protein sequence MTRTAIPVTHQADSDIAPVREMVSACMQCGTCSASCPNAEAMDMTPRRMWRLTLLGQQDKVFDSTTFWMCSNCYSCSLRCPRGLPLTRAMNALKRIAAQHGDKGLARKGAFYHTFMDNVRRHGRVQETELMQRWMMTMKSPALALQFAPLGLKLMGKGKVHLTAPASSQEGRLEPLFQKAAEMEGRHE